A section of the Acidobacteriota bacterium genome encodes:
- the tssB gene encoding type VI secretion system contractile sheath small subunit produces the protein MPRKESVQQKLARVRPPRVHITYEVETGGAIELKELPFVVGVLGDYSGKPEQPLGRVRDRKFVEIDRDNFDQVLAGMAPRLVLGVKNQLQDDGSKMSVELKFKKMDDFEPDNLVQQIEPLRKLVEARQNLSDLLSKMDGNDKLSDLLQNVLENAETQKQLGSALGVEPTKEGE, from the coding sequence ATGCCAAGAAAAGAGAGTGTTCAACAAAAATTGGCTCGTGTGCGCCCGCCGCGAGTTCATATTACCTATGAAGTTGAAACCGGCGGTGCGATAGAACTCAAGGAGTTGCCCTTTGTGGTCGGCGTATTGGGCGATTATTCGGGTAAACCTGAACAACCGCTGGGGCGGGTTCGGGATCGCAAATTTGTGGAAATCGACCGCGACAATTTCGACCAGGTATTGGCAGGGATGGCACCGAGATTGGTGCTTGGCGTTAAAAACCAACTTCAAGATGATGGCAGCAAGATGAGCGTCGAATTGAAGTTTAAAAAGATGGACGACTTTGAACCCGACAACCTGGTTCAACAGATTGAGCCGCTCAGAAAATTAGTCGAAGCCAGACAAAACCTTTCCGATTTGTTGTCCAAGATGGATGGCAATGACAAACTCAGCGATTTGTTGCAAAACGTTTTGGAAAATGCTGAAACCCAGAAACAACTCGGATCCGCTTTAGGCGTCGAACCGACAAAGGAGGGTGAATAA
- the tssA gene encoding type VI secretion system protein TssA, producing MSADFSSPSVIDLETLLAPISDDNPSGENQRYSGLYDEVREARRQDEELAQGDWKRDLKAADWDEVLRLSSEALAERTKDLQVAGWLGEAIIKQHGFVGLRDSLYLLRRLHEDFWETVFPEEDEGDLEARANAMSWYDRQAAVAIKEVAITNSFKGVYSYFQYEDSKKFDVPDNLEAQESDVIERANQAKVQAEAEGKITTEDWRNAKNGTNRAFYEETAKVLNECWQEFSQLDSVMDDKFGRQTPGLGELKKSLEAIRSFVDIIVKEKRILEPDPSDETASEESYEETEDGSVVGRGKMSSGTISSRQEALRKLNELAEFFRKTEPHSPVSYLVQRAVKWGNMPLEMWLKDVIKDGGTLDAILETLGLGGGSGGSYPTESPSSESESSDW from the coding sequence ATGTCAGCAGATTTTTCATCACCATCGGTAATTGATTTGGAAACTTTGCTTGCGCCGATTTCAGATGACAACCCGTCGGGTGAAAATCAGCGGTATTCCGGTTTGTATGACGAAGTTCGCGAAGCCCGTCGTCAGGATGAAGAACTGGCGCAGGGCGATTGGAAGCGTGATTTAAAAGCCGCCGACTGGGATGAAGTTTTGCGCCTGAGTTCGGAAGCTTTGGCAGAGCGAACCAAAGACCTACAGGTTGCCGGATGGCTGGGCGAGGCAATTATCAAACAGCATGGATTCGTCGGGTTGCGCGATAGTTTGTATTTGCTGCGCCGGTTGCATGAAGATTTTTGGGAGACGGTTTTTCCCGAAGAGGATGAAGGCGATTTGGAAGCCCGCGCCAATGCCATGTCGTGGTATGACCGCCAGGCTGCGGTGGCGATAAAGGAAGTGGCGATCACCAATTCGTTCAAAGGCGTCTATTCCTATTTTCAATACGAAGACTCGAAAAAGTTTGATGTGCCGGACAATCTGGAGGCTCAGGAGTCTGATGTCATTGAACGCGCCAATCAGGCTAAAGTGCAAGCCGAAGCCGAAGGCAAAATCACTACCGAAGATTGGCGCAATGCCAAGAACGGGACGAATCGTGCCTTTTATGAAGAGACCGCAAAGGTGTTGAATGAATGCTGGCAGGAATTCAGTCAACTCGACTCGGTGATGGACGATAAATTCGGGCGGCAGACGCCGGGGCTTGGGGAGTTGAAAAAATCGCTGGAGGCGATTCGTTCTTTCGTTGATATTATCGTCAAAGAAAAGCGTATCCTTGAGCCTGACCCGTCGGATGAAACCGCAAGCGAAGAGAGCTACGAAGAAACTGAGGATGGCTCGGTTGTGGGGCGCGGTAAGATGTCGTCGGGAACCATCAGTTCCCGACAGGAAGCTCTGCGCAAATTGAATGAACTTGCCGAGTTTTTCCGTAAAACCGAACCGCACAGCCCGGTGTCGTATCTGGTTCAACGCGCTGTGAAATGGGGCAACATGCCGCTTGAGATGTGGCTTAAAGACGTGATAAAAGACGGAGGAACTTTGGATGCGATATTAGAAACTCTCGGACTTGGAGGCGGTTCAGGTGGCAGTTACCCAACCGAATCCCCTTCGAGTGAAAGTGAAAGCAGCGATTGGTAA
- a CDS encoding type VI secretion system accessory protein TagJ, translating to MSKANDLLRAGELRAAIDEVTREVKANPMNAGARTFLFELLSFAGEFDRAEKQLEAIGHSDVKTELGTMVYRNNLKSERERRKLFQEGVNPSFLTEPPEYIDWHIAAINYWRIGKLEEARELLDRAEEARPAFKGNADGRDFADFRDYDDFVAPVFELIVKDQYVWLPIEQVRSIEITKPKHLRDLLWTAVRVESLDGTIGEVYIHSLYSGSSDHAEDQVKLGRKTDWQEVAGGFYRASGLRTYLVDDEDKPLFEFNLIEFDHPDSETPNGESDNSPETSSTEPEAN from the coding sequence ATGTCAAAGGCGAATGATTTACTAAGAGCCGGAGAATTGCGCGCGGCAATTGATGAAGTGACCCGCGAAGTAAAAGCCAATCCGATGAACGCCGGCGCGCGAACCTTTTTATTTGAACTGCTCAGTTTTGCAGGTGAATTTGACCGCGCTGAAAAACAACTCGAAGCCATTGGGCATTCGGATGTCAAAACCGAACTCGGGACGATGGTCTATCGCAACAATTTGAAATCCGAACGCGAACGGCGAAAACTATTTCAAGAAGGTGTCAATCCTTCATTTTTAACCGAACCACCGGAATATATTGACTGGCACATTGCGGCAATCAATTACTGGCGGATTGGCAAGCTTGAGGAAGCGCGGGAACTCTTAGACCGCGCCGAAGAAGCGCGTCCGGCTTTTAAAGGCAATGCCGATGGCAGGGACTTCGCGGATTTTCGCGATTATGACGATTTTGTCGCGCCGGTTTTTGAATTGATTGTCAAAGACCAGTATGTGTGGCTGCCCATCGAGCAGGTACGCAGTATCGAAATCACCAAACCGAAACACCTGCGTGATTTGTTATGGACGGCGGTGCGTGTGGAATCGCTGGATGGAACCATTGGCGAGGTGTATATTCACTCGCTTTATTCAGGCTCAAGCGACCACGCGGAAGACCAGGTGAAACTGGGGCGCAAGACCGATTGGCAAGAGGTTGCCGGAGGGTTTTATAGAGCCTCGGGGTTAAGAACCTATCTTGTGGATGATGAAGATAAACCGCTTTTTGAATTTAATCTGATTGAATTCGACCACCCGGATAGCGAAACCCCGAACGGTGAAAGCGACAATTCACCGGAGACAAGTTCAACCGAACCAGAGGCTAATTAG
- the tssK gene encoding type VI secretion system baseplate subunit TssK yields MSRYRKIVWNEGMLLTPHHFQQWDNYHEELLNARVISLVPYYWGVLDLQVNRESVANGNFELVRCRAVMPDGLMLNIPNTDLAPNPRPVEGFFEPTAETLDVYLAIPAKRTGVANVSPAGADAKTLARYLQYSGNVVDETTGENEQQLAFARGNLKILFGNENREGYSWMKIAKLERTATGQVTLSEKYIPPTLNIASTNWLVDLHRQIIEILVTKSSTLGEQRRQRAQSVADFTTSEVASFWLLHTVNTAIPNLMHLFKTRPTHPEKLYNELATLAGSLMTFTTDRHPKDIVPYDHDDLYLTFSLLAADIRDLLETVIPTRCVAIPLEKIRETLYVGRVEDDRLLKEAGFFLGVKAQVPESRIIERVPRVAKVSARDVIDAVVGAALPGVVLTHASPPPAPIPTRVGFHYFGLDSIGPFWADISGSKTIAIYVPDEFPDVKLELYAVKP; encoded by the coding sequence ATGAGCAGATATAGAAAAATCGTTTGGAATGAAGGGATGTTGCTGACCCCGCATCACTTTCAGCAATGGGATAACTATCACGAAGAGTTGCTCAATGCGAGAGTTATCTCACTGGTTCCGTATTACTGGGGAGTGCTCGATTTGCAGGTTAATCGTGAATCGGTTGCCAATGGCAATTTTGAACTGGTGCGTTGCCGCGCGGTGATGCCCGATGGCTTAATGTTGAATATCCCGAACACCGACCTTGCGCCCAATCCAAGACCCGTCGAGGGGTTTTTTGAACCGACCGCCGAAACTTTGGATGTCTATCTGGCGATCCCTGCCAAACGCACGGGGGTTGCAAACGTTAGCCCAGCTGGAGCCGATGCCAAAACTTTGGCGCGTTACCTGCAATATTCCGGCAATGTGGTTGATGAAACCACCGGCGAAAATGAACAACAACTGGCGTTTGCGCGCGGCAACTTGAAAATTTTATTTGGCAATGAAAACCGCGAAGGCTATAGCTGGATGAAGATTGCCAAACTCGAACGCACGGCGACCGGACAGGTGACGTTATCGGAAAAATATATTCCCCCGACTTTAAATATCGCTTCGACCAACTGGCTGGTCGATTTGCATCGCCAGATTATCGAAATTCTGGTGACCAAAAGCAGCACCCTTGGTGAACAGCGTCGGCAACGGGCGCAATCGGTTGCCGATTTTACGACTTCGGAAGTTGCCTCATTCTGGTTATTGCACACCGTCAACACGGCGATTCCCAATTTAATGCACCTGTTTAAAACCCGACCGACACACCCGGAAAAACTTTACAATGAACTCGCCACTCTTGCCGGGTCACTGATGACCTTTACCACAGACCGGCATCCGAAAGACATCGTGCCCTATGACCACGATGATTTGTATTTAACTTTCAGTTTGCTGGCGGCAGATATTCGCGACCTGCTTGAAACCGTGATTCCGACGCGCTGTGTGGCGATACCGCTCGAAAAAATTCGCGAAACGCTTTACGTCGGGCGCGTCGAAGATGACCGCTTATTAAAAGAAGCGGGATTCTTTCTCGGCGTCAAAGCGCAGGTGCCTGAAAGTCGCATCATTGAGCGAGTGCCGCGGGTTGCCAAAGTTTCAGCTCGCGATGTGATTGATGCGGTTGTCGGCGCGGCGCTTCCCGGCGTGGTATTAACCCACGCCTCGCCCCCGCCTGCGCCGATTCCGACGCGTGTGGGATTTCACTATTTTGGTCTCGATAGCATCGGGCCCTTCTGGGCGGACATCAGCGGTTCAAAGACCATTGCGATTTATGTCCCGGATGAATTTCCCGATGTAAAACTCGAACTCTATGCAGTAAAGCCGTAA
- a CDS encoding FHA domain-containing protein produces MNFDVKLTIYEGSGQVRELPVGSSRFSIGRGADNDLQIDDKGLSRRHLILDIFDDVVQLTDCGSQNGTMVNRQPVGGSVRLKDGDSILIGYACDIRVHIQAKAQIAAGAANPFKPEAQVGESSFQPYTSSDKKNDGNKVPMIAIASIIGIVFISAVLLLIININSDDKPKPLVKNEDITLPNDANFNSRDVVNNPPPANDNENQSVEVPTNNSSSKMIETLGAKMLSRISKDHQRYIFRESALRDITQTIERLKSSSSTASAIASVRNRKGRILESSKRLGLAGGFGVYAVLAESDARGNDAEQEILGNLAFVATTCGAGTIENALVALAAYKEGTGSVKSHPLLVRIRGKVDPQTQRNVWYLREHNFISEAQYNFVVKFIALGIIAENPGFFGINTEPLAF; encoded by the coding sequence ATGAACTTTGACGTGAAACTGACAATCTATGAAGGCAGTGGTCAGGTGAGAGAATTGCCTGTTGGTTCCAGCCGTTTCTCTATCGGGCGTGGCGCGGATAACGATTTACAGATTGATGATAAAGGTTTATCGCGGCGTCATCTGATTCTCGATATTTTCGATGATGTAGTTCAACTCACCGATTGCGGTTCGCAAAATGGCACGATGGTCAACCGCCAACCGGTTGGCGGTTCGGTTCGTCTCAAAGATGGCGATTCAATTTTAATTGGCTATGCCTGCGATATTCGCGTGCATATTCAAGCAAAAGCGCAAATCGCCGCAGGCGCGGCGAATCCGTTCAAACCAGAAGCGCAAGTTGGCGAATCGTCATTTCAACCATACACATCATCGGATAAAAAAAATGACGGCAATAAAGTTCCGATGATTGCCATTGCTTCAATCATTGGCATTGTCTTTATATCGGCAGTTTTGCTTCTCATCATCAATATTAATTCAGATGATAAACCGAAACCCCTCGTTAAAAATGAAGATATAACACTGCCCAACGACGCGAATTTTAATTCGCGAGATGTGGTAAATAATCCTCCGCCCGCAAACGACAATGAAAATCAATCGGTTGAGGTGCCGACCAATAATTCCAGTAGCAAAATGATTGAAACGCTCGGCGCGAAGATGTTGAGCCGCATCAGCAAAGATCATCAGCGATATATTTTCAGAGAGTCGGCGTTGCGCGACATTACCCAGACGATTGAACGATTGAAAAGTTCGAGCAGCACAGCTTCGGCAATTGCATCGGTCAGAAATCGAAAGGGGCGAATCCTTGAATCGTCAAAACGTTTGGGGCTTGCCGGAGGCTTCGGGGTTTATGCGGTGTTGGCAGAATCGGATGCTCGCGGAAATGATGCCGAACAGGAGATACTCGGAAATCTGGCGTTCGTTGCAACAACCTGTGGCGCAGGAACCATTGAAAATGCCTTGGTCGCGCTGGCAGCTTACAAGGAAGGCACGGGTTCGGTGAAATCGCATCCGTTGCTGGTCAGAATTCGCGGCAAGGTTGATCCGCAGACGCAGCGCAATGTCTGGTATTTGCGCGAGCACAATTTTATCAGCGAAGCGCAGTACAACTTCGTAGTGAAATTTATTGCGCTCGGCATCATTGCCGAAAATCCCGGATTTTTTGGAATCAACACCGAGCCGCTTGCGTTTTAA
- a CDS encoding transglycosylase SLT domain-containing protein — protein sequence MNGISLTIHYPNGRTEQLPLNSERLTIGQNNADLLIEDAGLTNHRASIYRDGSRVWILDEDIYSCSYVNGAPVPREGRILNSGDKITIGDYTTIWVNIAQAAKQRSSQNQDGKRSAFAWLSVIPILVFIVLAGVIGSKLIGKTDSENSNHRTDNPNIFQDDNSNRSSDLTVNKNSKPPTGNDVSNTSPTDVVIPPPTDDISTKNLPVKRYLQLSDSERLTFVKVEAKRISGVIGNRPCEFTDEVMLMIKNFVDGYAKRAGNSSARLWSEDTQSIYSRASKFAPMIIRAFNKESVNPIVGLYIPMIETEYRNNLTSPANCKGMFQFMPSTAAAYGVHGEEIWDVEKTAPAAAKYMKDRLSEFGGDATGVALAIAGYNRSPDSVRRDLHTVFNASTPEERDRSFWTLIAKREILDKWFKGENKNYPPKFYAAAIVGENPKIFNIPLNKPLSTYTD from the coding sequence ATGAATGGCATCTCACTGACAATTCATTATCCGAATGGTCGCACAGAGCAACTCCCGCTCAACAGTGAACGCCTGACCATCGGGCAAAACAATGCCGATTTGTTGATTGAAGATGCCGGTTTGACAAATCATCGCGCCAGCATTTACCGCGATGGCAGCCGCGTCTGGATTCTCGATGAAGACATCTACAGTTGCAGTTATGTCAACGGCGCGCCGGTTCCCAGAGAAGGTCGCATTTTAAATAGCGGCGACAAAATCACCATCGGCGATTACACAACCATCTGGGTAAACATCGCGCAGGCGGCAAAACAAAGAAGCAGTCAAAATCAGGATGGCAAGCGGTCAGCTTTTGCGTGGCTATCGGTAATTCCGATTCTCGTATTCATCGTATTAGCCGGTGTGATTGGTTCAAAATTGATTGGGAAGACGGATTCCGAAAATAGCAATCATCGCACCGACAATCCGAATATTTTTCAAGATGACAATAGCAATCGTTCATCTGACCTCACCGTAAATAAAAACAGCAAACCACCAACTGGCAACGATGTGAGTAATACTTCACCAACCGATGTTGTCATTCCACCACCAACCGATGATATTTCGACCAAGAACCTGCCGGTCAAACGTTATTTGCAACTGAGCGATAGTGAACGACTGACATTTGTCAAAGTCGAAGCCAAACGCATATCCGGGGTGATTGGCAATCGCCCATGCGAATTTACCGATGAAGTCATGTTGATGATTAAAAACTTTGTCGATGGTTATGCCAAACGCGCCGGTAACAGTTCAGCGAGGCTTTGGAGCGAGGACACCCAATCCATCTACAGTCGCGCCAGTAAATTCGCGCCGATGATTATTCGCGCCTTTAATAAAGAGAGTGTCAATCCGATTGTCGGACTTTATATACCGATGATTGAAACCGAGTACCGTAATAATTTGACCAGCCCAGCAAACTGCAAAGGCATGTTTCAATTTATGCCAAGCACCGCAGCCGCTTATGGGGTTCACGGCGAAGAAATCTGGGATGTAGAAAAGACCGCACCGGCGGCGGCGAAGTATATGAAAGACCGGCTCTCGGAATTTGGCGGTGATGCGACCGGGGTGGCGCTGGCGATTGCCGGTTACAACCGCAGCCCTGACAGCGTGCGTCGCGATTTGCACACCGTGTTTAATGCCAGCACCCCGGAAGAACGCGACCGAAGTTTCTGGACCTTGATTGCCAAACGCGAAATTCTCGACAAATGGTTCAAAGGTGAAAACAAAAACTATCCGCCGAAGTTTTATGCGGCGGCAATCGTCGGTGAAAATCCTAAAATTTTTAATATTCCTTTGAATAAGCCGCTTTCGACTTACACCGATTGA
- a CDS encoding FHA domain-containing protein has translation MARLTVLSEGTEKKAFEINGMVSIGRAFDNTICIPDKKVSRYQAIIEKQADGYYLSDLGSVNGTSIGEEKISAKRKLKHGEVIDIGGAGKIEFFAEPANLNAGTDASVAEPPKPEIVNGSEPLETTIPANANQAIGGNTKPKKSPGLMIAFIAIPVLLFATIGVLIFANSDKKIENKNQLPLIATNNDPTTNSNDSLEPDTIEQSGKTTIPTIPDTTLNTDATSGSSISLDEIRLMCAQLAFNITGKRPGAFDRDFLILVDRFTRDYLDVRVDERVCRNIGVACNDKNLPVQLGLVLAMQRSKFKSLKNIQSPAASDTTPVGFFLMPKAIAKGYISSKENEEALLNPDRATEIGVAYLKEVVDKFRFGKEDFPFAIAYFGSEIGSIGEGTVKLDETFADERARQNFWKIMKSRQVPLPANAMENVARFFAAGIVGENPKRFNLSRNPLSQF, from the coding sequence ATGGCGCGCTTAACGGTTTTATCAGAAGGAACGGAGAAAAAAGCATTCGAGATTAATGGAATGGTCTCGATTGGTCGCGCCTTTGATAACACCATCTGCATTCCCGATAAAAAAGTTTCCCGCTATCAAGCCATCATCGAAAAACAAGCTGACGGTTATTACCTGTCGGATTTAGGCAGCGTCAACGGAACCTCTATCGGCGAAGAGAAAATCTCTGCAAAACGTAAACTGAAACACGGCGAAGTCATTGATATTGGCGGTGCCGGAAAAATTGAATTTTTCGCAGAACCCGCAAATCTTAACGCTGGCACTGATGCCTCGGTAGCTGAACCTCCCAAGCCGGAAATTGTTAATGGAAGCGAACCGCTTGAAACCACGATTCCAGCCAATGCCAATCAAGCAATCGGCGGCAATACCAAACCCAAAAAATCACCTGGACTGATGATTGCCTTTATTGCTATTCCGGTGCTGTTGTTTGCAACCATCGGCGTGTTGATCTTCGCAAATTCAGATAAAAAGATTGAGAATAAAAATCAGTTGCCCTTGATTGCCACTAATAACGATCCGACGACAAACAGCAACGATTCGCTTGAACCGGATACCATTGAACAATCGGGTAAAACCACAATTCCGACAATTCCCGATACGACTTTAAATACGGATGCCACGAGTGGTTCATCAATCAGTCTGGATGAAATCCGTTTGATGTGTGCACAACTGGCATTCAACATCACCGGAAAACGACCGGGCGCATTCGATAGAGATTTTCTAATTCTGGTTGACCGCTTCACACGCGACTATCTGGATGTGCGGGTGGATGAGCGCGTCTGTCGAAATATCGGGGTTGCCTGCAACGATAAAAATTTGCCGGTTCAACTCGGACTGGTGCTCGCCATGCAACGCAGCAAATTCAAATCCTTAAAAAATATCCAAAGCCCGGCGGCAAGTGACACAACTCCTGTGGGTTTTTTCCTGATGCCCAAAGCGATTGCCAAAGGTTACATCAGTTCAAAAGAGAATGAGGAGGCGCTCTTAAATCCTGACCGCGCCACCGAAATCGGCGTGGCGTATTTGAAAGAGGTCGTTGACAAATTTCGTTTCGGAAAGGAAGACTTTCCCTTCGCCATCGCTTATTTCGGTTCGGAAATCGGCAGCATCGGCGAAGGCACGGTAAAACTTGATGAAACGTTTGCCGATGAACGCGCCAGACAGAATTTCTGGAAAATTATGAAATCCCGGCAGGTGCCGCTCCCGGCGAATGCGATGGAAAATGTCGCGAGATTTTTTGCCGCGGGGATTGTCGGCGAAAATCCCAAACGCTTTAACCTGTCGAGAAATCCACTCAGCCAATTTTGA